One Lachnospiraceae bacterium C1.1 genomic region harbors:
- a CDS encoding DNA topoisomerase 3 — protein MKLVIAEKPSVAHSIAKVIGADKRKDGYLEGNGYIVSWCVGHLIELAEPQTYEDRYGKWNIDDLPIIPESWKYQVSDSTKKQYAILKTLMERSDVESLVAACDAGREGELIFRLVYHHANCKKPFERLWISSMEDSAIREGFDSLRPSSDYDDLYKAALCRERADWIVGINATRFFTVLYGQTLNVGRVMTPTLAMTVEREAEIAAFRKENFYTVVLNVAGAEFSSKKFKNEQEAKALAETCKNIGSVQIKDVKNKKRTEKPPLLYDLTSLQRDANRIYGFTAQQTLDYTQSLYEKKLVTYPRTDARYLTNDMESMIPGLIESLKVHFAPDVEIKVNIAQVCNSSKVSDHHAIIPTKTVANADLSTLTPGEYSILDIISQRILMAVGEPHIFSETEMIVACADNEFKAKGKTVLQEGWKNLRKYFGSSKEKPEIVIPDYSAGENAVISDALVKVGQTEPKKHFSEDTLLKAMENAGANEIPDEAERKGLGTPATRAAVIEKLIRIGFITRSGNQKTKYLIPTDKGKALITVMPEQIQSASLTADWEQKLLQVEHGEYAADQFMHDIDDMIHELISSYKKPDGAEILFPPKNENRDEVIGKCPHCGGDVVDRTKGYFCSNRDCKFALWKDNAYFKKIGSRFTSNMAENLISTGKVRVSNLTSKKTGNTYSATFVLSTKDGGSVQFQMEFDQPKKRR, from the coding sequence ATGAAATTAGTAATAGCAGAAAAGCCTTCGGTCGCACATTCCATAGCAAAAGTGATCGGAGCAGATAAACGTAAAGATGGATATTTGGAAGGAAACGGATATATTGTCAGTTGGTGTGTCGGACATCTGATTGAGTTAGCTGAACCACAGACTTATGAAGACAGGTACGGCAAATGGAATATAGATGACCTCCCGATAATTCCGGAAAGTTGGAAATATCAGGTATCGGATTCCACAAAGAAGCAATATGCCATCCTCAAAACACTCATGGAAAGAAGTGATGTTGAGAGTCTTGTCGCAGCATGTGATGCCGGACGCGAAGGTGAACTTATCTTCCGTCTCGTATATCATCATGCAAACTGCAAGAAGCCTTTTGAAAGATTATGGATATCTTCAATGGAAGACTCTGCCATAAGGGAAGGATTTGATTCTTTAAGACCATCATCAGATTATGATGATCTGTATAAAGCGGCTCTTTGCAGAGAGCGTGCAGACTGGATCGTAGGAATCAATGCGACCAGATTTTTTACAGTCCTATACGGTCAGACACTTAATGTTGGGCGGGTTATGACTCCCACACTTGCAATGACCGTAGAACGCGAAGCAGAGATCGCGGCATTCAGAAAAGAAAACTTTTATACTGTTGTACTAAATGTCGCAGGTGCAGAATTTTCTTCCAAAAAGTTCAAAAATGAGCAGGAAGCTAAAGCACTTGCTGAAACCTGTAAAAATATAGGATCAGTGCAGATCAAAGATGTTAAAAATAAGAAACGAACTGAAAAGCCGCCGCTTCTGTATGATCTTACTTCCCTTCAGAGAGATGCAAACAGAATCTATGGTTTTACCGCTCAGCAGACGCTGGATTACACCCAGAGCCTTTATGAAAAGAAACTCGTAACTTATCCCAGAACAGATGCAAGGTATCTGACAAACGATATGGAAAGCATGATACCGGGACTTATCGAATCCCTAAAAGTTCATTTTGCGCCTGATGTGGAAATAAAAGTAAATATAGCTCAAGTCTGCAACAGCAGTAAAGTATCAGACCATCATGCGATCATTCCAACAAAAACTGTAGCAAATGCAGATTTATCTACCCTTACACCGGGAGAATATTCTATACTCGACATCATATCGCAGCGGATTTTAATGGCTGTCGGAGAACCGCATATCTTCTCAGAAACAGAGATGATCGTTGCATGTGCTGACAATGAATTTAAGGCAAAAGGAAAGACCGTTCTGCAGGAAGGATGGAAAAATCTCCGGAAATACTTTGGCTCATCAAAAGAAAAGCCTGAAATAGTAATTCCGGATTATTCAGCCGGTGAAAATGCAGTTATTTCTGATGCATTAGTTAAGGTCGGACAGACAGAGCCAAAGAAACATTTCTCCGAAGATACTCTCCTAAAAGCAATGGAGAACGCAGGTGCCAATGAGATACCTGATGAAGCAGAAAGAAAAGGACTTGGCACGCCAGCTACACGAGCTGCTGTAATTGAAAAACTCATTCGTATCGGATTCATTACAAGATCCGGAAATCAGAAAACGAAATATCTGATTCCAACGGATAAAGGAAAAGCATTGATAACTGTAATGCCTGAGCAGATACAGTCTGCTTCTCTTACTGCTGACTGGGAACAAAAACTGCTTCAGGTCGAGCATGGAGAATATGCAGCGGACCAATTTATGCATGATATCGATGATATGATCCATGAACTCATTTCAAGTTATAAGAAACCGGATGGGGCAGAGATTCTATTTCCTCCCAAAAATGAAAACAGGGATGAAGTAATCGGCAAATGTCCTCATTGTGGAGGTGATGTGGTTGATCGTACCAAAGGTTATTTTTGCAGCAACAGAGATTGTAAATTTGCTCTCTGGAAAGATAACGCTTATTTCAAGAAGATCGGAAGCAGGTTCACTTCAAATATGGCGGAGAATCTTATTAGTACCGGTAAAGTACGTGTTTCTAATCTGACCTCAAAAAAGACCGGAAACACCTACTCAGCAACTTTTGTCCTAAGCACAAAAGATGGTGGCTCGGTACAGTTTCAAATGGAATTTGACCAGCCAAAGAAAAGGAGGTAA
- a CDS encoding DUF4366 domain-containing protein, whose amino-acid sequence MMKNKMRSLSVRIAAGVLAGIISMGAGSIPVFAHGDDPASVSETDILPTEIPVVDDEDREPTPYTPEGNMTLVDDIGSPNEPGKQFITVVSKKGNYFYIVIDRDKNGNENVHFMNLVDESDLLKLMEDDEIEAYTSTKKETVSENVPEKPAKEEPEKDTKKKNPIPALILLLAVFGGIGAYFIYQAKEKRKAESRKPDPDLDYVDEDEEFEYPDTTPEETDDDSETDE is encoded by the coding sequence ATGATGAAGAATAAGATGAGAAGCTTAAGTGTCCGTATCGCAGCTGGAGTTCTTGCAGGAATCATAAGCATGGGAGCCGGAAGCATTCCGGTATTTGCACATGGAGATGATCCGGCATCCGTATCTGAAACAGATATTTTGCCTACAGAGATTCCTGTAGTAGATGATGAAGACAGGGAGCCTACTCCTTATACACCTGAAGGAAACATGACTCTGGTAGATGATATCGGAAGTCCTAATGAGCCGGGAAAACAGTTCATCACAGTCGTATCAAAGAAGGGGAATTACTTCTATATCGTTATTGACCGTGATAAGAACGGCAATGAGAATGTCCACTTCATGAATCTTGTCGATGAGTCAGATCTCTTAAAACTCATGGAAGATGATGAAATCGAGGCATACACCAGCACTAAGAAAGAGACTGTTAGTGAGAATGTCCCTGAAAAGCCCGCAAAGGAAGAACCTGAAAAGGACACAAAGAAGAAAAATCCTATTCCTGCTCTGATACTTCTTCTTGCGGTATTTGGCGGAATCGGTGCTTATTTCATCTACCAGGCTAAGGAAAAGCGTAAGGCTGAGAGCAGAAAGCCTGATCCTGATCTCGATTATGTCGATGAAGATGAGGAATTTGAATATCCTGATACGACACCTGAAGAAACAGACGACGATTCTGAAACAGACGAGTGA
- a CDS encoding DUF4315 family protein, with protein sequence MSERLEKIADEIAKAKQRRAAIDEKIKELENKYREVRNTEIQDIVAKANLTPEALAILIERSRNALPQTENNYLEAINSAAAQKEGSDDEE encoded by the coding sequence ATGTCTGAAAGACTTGAAAAGATTGCAGATGAAATCGCAAAAGCTAAGCAGAGACGCGCTGCAATAGATGAAAAAATAAAGGAACTTGAAAACAAATACCGTGAAGTCAGAAATACAGAGATTCAGGATATCGTGGCGAAAGCCAATCTTACTCCTGAAGCTCTGGCTATTCTGATCGAAAGGTCGAGGAACGCTTTACCACAGACTGAAAACAACTATCTTGAGGCAATCAACAGTGCAGCAGCACAGAAAGAAGGTTCAGATGATGAAGAATAA
- a CDS encoding C40 family peptidase, with translation MKKQKTKHLRFSQEDLKEKGFRESAIRKEAPKPEKSKKAGRKLIYDRASGRVIEQRFGRKNRWKSVINDQEYRETRENSRGNDIASDTFDLMDDTALYASRKIRQGMNSRKLEEMTEWEYQAKKAKEADLINKAIDKKRPDKAFKPSEDVPNDICNRLSKFFQKKGIKAKIQAQAAGGGDAAGPEADIGASAAGDVEGAVAEGGTAIVETTGEAVVAGTEVAAAESSPVLIVVLVVVILLVLLIGFGIFMITILPFAGNGTVVTTSYTAKDGDIVRTDKDYKKLEEKVRKKVDRVARDNPGYDEYRYDLDEIGHDPYELAALLTVKLEDYTRAEAQTLIRRICEAQYKLTIRAVTETRYRNVTKEDGTVERQPYSWKVLIVKLENKGIDGAAEEIGLDDQERQRYEILKQTKGNRDYLFAEDVYVPDNPTDPGDDDYRVPGDAMTDEQVAALINEAKKYLGMEYVWGGSTPSEGFDCSGYVCWCINHSGFGNVGRTTANGLLAKCNRISSSEAKPGDLVFFEKTYATKGASHVGIYLGGGMMIHCGNPIKYSSINTSYWREHFLTFGRLVR, from the coding sequence ATGAAGAAACAAAAAACAAAGCACCTCCGGTTTTCACAGGAGGATCTAAAAGAAAAGGGATTCCGCGAATCGGCAATAAGGAAAGAAGCTCCAAAACCGGAAAAAAGCAAAAAAGCCGGAAGAAAGCTTATCTATGACAGGGCATCCGGTCGCGTGATAGAGCAGAGATTTGGCAGAAAGAACCGATGGAAGTCCGTTATCAATGATCAGGAATACAGAGAAACGAGAGAAAACAGCCGCGGAAATGATATTGCATCAGATACCTTCGATCTCATGGATGATACCGCATTATACGCTTCACGCAAGATCAGGCAGGGCATGAACAGCAGGAAACTTGAAGAAATGACGGAGTGGGAATATCAGGCAAAGAAAGCAAAAGAGGCTGATCTCATCAACAAAGCAATTGATAAGAAAAGACCTGACAAAGCATTTAAGCCATCAGAAGATGTTCCAAATGATATCTGTAATAGGCTTTCAAAATTCTTCCAGAAGAAAGGGATCAAGGCAAAGATACAGGCTCAGGCTGCAGGAGGAGGTGATGCGGCAGGTCCGGAAGCGGATATCGGTGCCAGTGCCGCAGGAGATGTTGAAGGTGCAGTTGCAGAAGGCGGTACTGCAATAGTCGAGACCACAGGAGAGGCAGTTGTGGCAGGAACTGAGGTCGCAGCTGCAGAAAGCAGTCCGGTTCTGATCGTCGTTCTGGTGGTTGTTATCCTCCTGGTACTCCTTATCGGATTCGGGATATTCATGATAACCATTCTTCCCTTTGCAGGTAACGGCACGGTTGTCACAACTTCCTATACCGCAAAGGACGGAGATATAGTCCGAACGGATAAAGACTATAAAAAACTGGAAGAAAAGGTGAGAAAGAAAGTTGATCGGGTGGCACGCGATAATCCCGGATACGACGAATACAGATATGATCTCGATGAAATTGGTCATGATCCTTATGAACTTGCCGCACTTCTTACCGTGAAACTTGAAGACTATACAAGAGCAGAGGCACAGACACTTATAAGGCGGATATGTGAAGCACAGTATAAACTGACAATCCGTGCAGTCACAGAAACACGCTATAGAAATGTCACAAAGGAAGACGGCACGGTTGAACGGCAGCCTTACTCATGGAAAGTCCTTATAGTAAAGCTTGAAAACAAGGGAATCGACGGTGCAGCGGAAGAAATAGGACTTGATGATCAGGAAAGGCAGCGTTATGAAATCCTGAAACAGACTAAAGGAAACCGTGATTATCTCTTTGCAGAAGATGTATATGTTCCTGATAACCCGACCGATCCAGGGGATGATGACTACAGGGTGCCCGGTGATGCGATGACGGATGAACAGGTAGCGGCTCTCATAAATGAAGCAAAAAAGTACCTCGGCATGGAATATGTCTGGGGAGGCTCCACTCCGTCTGAAGGGTTTGACTGTTCAGGCTATGTCTGCTGGTGTATCAATCATTCCGGATTTGGAAATGTAGGAAGGACCACAGCAAACGGTCTTCTTGCCAAGTGTAACAGGATCAGTTCATCGGAAGCAAAGCCCGGTGATCTTGTATTTTTCGAGAAAACTTATGCAACGAAAGGAGCAAGTCATGTAGGCATATATCTTGGTGGTGGCATGATGATCCATTGCGGAAATCCCATAAAATATTCCAGCATCAATACGAGTTACTGGCGCGAGCACTTCCTGACTTTTGGAAGACTTGTACGCTGA